In Paenibacillus sp. 1781tsa1, one DNA window encodes the following:
- a CDS encoding cysteine hydrolase family protein — MNKALIVLDVQYGITSLKDFTVQLGKIEAVIADFEQQHEPIIYMKHVDYDQEGSSLFYTNTANLEIIMGTGQYSVMEKSKPSAFSNPELRTWLQDHQVEHVFIVGFNMEYCCLFTAITAEHEGFKVTLIEDATGSVNTAETYEMPGLDIQDFVGSILNWSNCIEVLYVDEYKEMYRI, encoded by the coding sequence ATGAACAAAGCCCTAATCGTGTTGGATGTGCAGTATGGTATTACATCATTGAAGGATTTCACAGTTCAGTTGGGCAAGATCGAAGCGGTTATCGCTGATTTTGAACAGCAACATGAGCCAATCATATACATGAAACATGTAGATTACGATCAGGAGGGCTCTTCACTATTCTATACGAATACTGCGAACCTGGAAATTATAATGGGTACGGGTCAGTATTCCGTTATGGAGAAAAGCAAACCAAGTGCCTTCAGCAATCCGGAGCTAAGAACTTGGCTACAAGATCATCAGGTAGAACATGTATTTATTGTTGGATTCAACATGGAATATTGTTGTCTGTTTACGGCAATTACTGCGGAACACGAAGGGTTTAAGGTAACCTTGATTGAGGACGCAACAGGTTCGGTGAACACAGCGGAGACGTATGAGATGCCGGGTCTGGACATTCAGGATTTTGTCGGTTCGATTTTGAATTGGTCGAATTGTATTGAAGTTTTATATGTGGATGAGTATAAAGAAATGTATCGTATCTAG
- a CDS encoding helix-turn-helix transcriptional regulator — MNESMGNQKVIDIFENLSPYLQGLGDPVRQRIISLLIDQESMNVSQIAEHVPMSRPTVSHHLKILRQSGLLSVQKKGTEMYYKLEFNDAIELLKQLVHLVEVECQS; from the coding sequence ATGAACGAATCGATGGGTAACCAAAAAGTTATTGATATTTTCGAGAATCTAAGTCCTTATCTTCAAGGTTTGGGAGACCCCGTTCGCCAGCGAATCATATCGCTGCTCATTGATCAAGAGAGCATGAACGTATCACAGATTGCAGAGCATGTCCCCATGTCACGCCCTACAGTCTCTCATCACTTGAAAATATTACGTCAATCCGGGCTGTTATCGGTTCAGAAAAAAGGTACGGAGATGTATTACAAGCTGGAGTTCAACGATGCGATCGAATTGCTCAAACAGCTCGTTCATCTCGTGGAAGTGGAATGTCAGAGCTAG
- a CDS encoding helix-turn-helix transcriptional regulator, which translates to MIKVHLSRIMGEKRINIADLSRLTGLHRNGIAKLYNEETDGVKFDTLNRICEALDCEIQDIIEFIKD; encoded by the coding sequence ATGATCAAGGTTCATTTATCTCGTATTATGGGTGAGAAAAGAATTAATATTGCTGATTTATCCCGACTAACCGGATTACATAGAAATGGGATTGCCAAATTATATAATGAAGAAACCGATGGTGTGAAGTTCGATACGCTGAATCGAATATGTGAGGCTTTGGATTGTGAGATCCAGGATATCATTGAGTTTATTAAGGACTAG
- a CDS encoding saccharopine dehydrogenase — MNRKRVLIAGGYGAVGAQLARILHDRHPDLELVLGGRSAGKAAPFPSNRVQTVVVDTNADDPLIHAGENISLIINAVNDLDDRLLVSAVRRKIPLIDVTRWTEVFNQAIRTIEQEELHAPVVLSSGWMAGTASLFAMILSNSLQHVELNIHALWSLRDKAGPDSAAFMDRMSIPFKVTESNTNRLVYPMTDPIKVHFPNGYTTPCYRLDTPDHVTLPHTSNIDSASFRISFDSKVSTYALAGLVKTGVWKMISGERFQPFRRKLLYNPGTGSEHHLVIQLKGLDAKGNLVERTMTVSDPLGQTHMTALGAAVQAEKILMMPADEPMAPGVYYPEHLFDDRMDMDAVTHFFTQYGVQLSYS; from the coding sequence ATGAATAGAAAAAGAGTTCTCATCGCTGGAGGCTATGGTGCTGTAGGTGCACAGCTTGCTCGCATTTTGCATGACAGGCATCCTGATCTGGAATTGGTACTGGGAGGCCGTTCTGCGGGTAAAGCAGCACCTTTTCCATCCAATCGTGTCCAAACGGTTGTTGTTGATACCAATGCAGACGATCCACTGATTCACGCAGGAGAGAATATATCGTTAATCATTAATGCAGTGAACGATCTGGATGATCGGCTACTCGTATCGGCAGTGCGGAGAAAAATTCCACTTATCGATGTAACACGCTGGACTGAGGTGTTCAATCAAGCGATCCGTACAATAGAGCAGGAAGAGCTTCATGCTCCTGTAGTGCTATCCTCTGGATGGATGGCAGGAACAGCTTCTTTATTTGCCATGATACTTTCTAACTCTCTGCAACATGTCGAATTAAACATTCATGCCCTATGGTCGCTGCGGGATAAGGCCGGCCCTGATTCGGCAGCTTTCATGGACCGGATGAGTATTCCTTTTAAGGTCACCGAATCCAACACGAACCGACTCGTCTACCCCATGACAGATCCGATTAAAGTTCATTTCCCGAACGGGTATACGACCCCATGTTACAGATTGGATACACCCGATCACGTCACTTTGCCTCATACCAGCAATATCGATTCCGCCAGCTTCCGCATTTCATTCGATAGTAAAGTATCTACCTATGCACTCGCCGGATTGGTCAAAACCGGAGTATGGAAGATGATCAGTGGTGAACGTTTCCAGCCATTCCGGCGGAAATTGCTCTATAATCCGGGAACCGGGAGTGAACATCATCTGGTCATTCAACTGAAAGGACTGGATGCGAAAGGTAACCTGGTTGAACGAACGATGACGGTCTCTGACCCACTCGGTCAAACTCATATGACTGCACTCGGCGCTGCGGTGCAAGCCGAGAAGATACTGATGATGCCAGCGGATGAGCCTATGGCTCCAGGCGTCTATTATCCTGAGCATCTATTCGATGATCGAATGGACATGGATGCGGTTACTCATTTTTTCACACAATACGGCGTTCAATTATCTTATTCCTAA
- a CDS encoding M48 family metallopeptidase, producing the protein MLTIEMQGHNINCHIEYGKRKKVSITMDLPYMVTIKAPNGTSEDMIRQLVEQHGDVILKKSALMQRALDGPQAKEYEDEGKGKFLLFGKEHALHELISVEGLTEEELRANLKKFYFAECKRMIGERIGRYQQELKVKPKSIEIVDSPTKWGSCSWDKKLTFNYRLAMAPLEVMDYVIIHELCHIHHMNHDRSFWRRIGSIMPDYKAKEDYLMRNGRAMTL; encoded by the coding sequence ATGTTAACGATAGAGATGCAAGGCCATAACATTAACTGTCATATCGAATATGGCAAACGCAAGAAAGTGTCCATCACGATGGACTTACCTTATATGGTAACAATCAAAGCACCCAATGGTACCAGTGAAGACATGATCCGGCAACTTGTGGAGCAGCATGGAGATGTAATTTTGAAGAAATCCGCTCTGATGCAGCGGGCGCTCGACGGTCCTCAAGCCAAGGAATATGAAGATGAGGGCAAAGGGAAGTTCCTGCTTTTTGGCAAGGAGCATGCACTGCATGAATTAATTTCTGTAGAGGGGCTTACAGAAGAGGAGCTACGAGCGAATCTGAAGAAGTTTTATTTTGCCGAGTGTAAACGCATGATTGGGGAGCGCATCGGACGTTATCAGCAGGAGTTGAAGGTGAAGCCGAAGTCGATAGAGATTGTAGACTCCCCAACGAAATGGGGAAGTTGCAGCTGGGACAAAAAGCTTACGTTCAATTATCGCCTGGCGATGGCACCACTGGAAGTGATGGATTATGTCATCATTCATGAACTTTGCCATATTCACCACATGAATCATGATCGCTCTTTCTGGCGACGGATCGGCAGCATCATGCCGGATTACAAAGCGAAAGAAGATTATCTGATGCGCAATGGTCGAGCCATGACACTATAA
- a CDS encoding phosphotransferase enzyme family protein, with amino-acid sequence MLTLKYLFHHNDLAEMILKNWNYDPESLDMFQYYRISSNAVYPFREQGEVRLLRFAPVEEKNQVNLGAELEFLRYLRANHYGAMEAVPSHTGKEIVEAHTPWGTYYASVFKRVPGSQLGSVQLNDSILYSYGQALGELHQLSRIFKPEQEEKRRWTYTDVLNWMQEVLKDFPAETAALNEVEFLRTYFVNWPMNKHNFGLIHYDFELDNVFYDEGSNSCYAIDFDDSMYHWYAMDVERSLDSLREEIEPEQWEQKKQLFLNGYWSEAGERYDLERMFPACRRFANLYGYVRMLRSVAEQWSHEPEWMSGLRARLARIMTEKAEQFGHPM; translated from the coding sequence ATGTTAACATTAAAATATTTATTTCATCATAATGACCTTGCCGAGATGATTCTAAAGAATTGGAACTACGATCCCGAATCGCTGGACATGTTTCAGTATTATCGCATCTCCTCCAATGCCGTGTACCCGTTCAGAGAGCAGGGGGAAGTTCGATTGCTTCGTTTTGCCCCGGTAGAGGAGAAAAATCAAGTCAACCTTGGCGCTGAACTGGAGTTCCTCCGTTATCTTCGAGCGAATCATTATGGAGCTATGGAGGCCGTACCTTCCCACACAGGGAAAGAAATCGTAGAAGCTCACACGCCATGGGGGACGTACTACGCTTCCGTATTCAAGAGAGTGCCCGGTTCACAGTTAGGGAGCGTTCAATTGAATGACTCTATCCTGTACAGCTATGGTCAGGCATTAGGTGAGCTGCACCAGTTATCGCGTATATTCAAGCCTGAGCAGGAGGAGAAGCGGCGCTGGACCTATACGGATGTATTGAATTGGATGCAGGAGGTTCTGAAGGATTTTCCTGCCGAAACGGCTGCTTTGAACGAGGTGGAGTTTCTCCGAACGTATTTTGTGAACTGGCCGATGAACAAGCATAATTTCGGACTCATCCACTACGATTTTGAACTGGATAATGTTTTCTATGACGAAGGTAGTAACTCTTGTTATGCCATTGATTTTGATGATTCCATGTATCACTGGTACGCGATGGATGTGGAGCGTAGCTTGGATAGTTTACGTGAGGAGATCGAGCCTGAACAATGGGAGCAGAAGAAGCAATTGTTCCTGAATGGTTACTGGTCCGAGGCAGGAGAACGGTATGATCTGGAGAGGATGTTCCCCGCTTGTCGCCGTTTTGCCAACTTGTACGGCTATGTGCGTATGCTTCGATCTGTTGCAGAGCAGTGGTCACATGAACCGGAATGGATGAGCGGACTAAGAGCGAGGTTAGCGAGGATAATGACAGAAAAGGCAGAGCAATTTGGTCATCCGATGTAA
- a CDS encoding glycosyltransferase family 39 protein, whose product MSKMLHKSFYLILLVFVAVFIASSLLVRAQYNYALYGDNPILGMQQWSVFLPVILLLLGSGVGLYALCLKLNKYSPKVVIPIVLLSSLAIQIIIIFVFPRVPTDDSQTVLSLAMNMLYDQDYSSFETGGYLHMFPFNYSIVLYLKTLLYLFPDNYLVIKLFNILFSTLTTFMIYLIYKQVNDRSTERDYGVLIFAATYLPSLFLNNLIYNDVIATAFLTSCLYFLIRFVREKSWKTIVLAAIFLAIGNYFRSIGVIVLFAAIITILLNMRSIGMKKVIISIGVLGMLFNVPTWTQNAVLQSSGAVSEPVGENAAPVYMWLNMGINLERFGFWDNMESYQIYQRQANYNKAESADLFKQEISNKLSEASASDLVQMYYKKIIWTWTEGTYQMDRYGIGNESSLGAGRGRGGGIAGSYSYTNAITELMQGDSAYRTGLLWIVYVMNFLMYCFIFIRLLGGIRRKRYDEVSLILVILGFIGFYILWEIKSRYIYPVYPVLVVLSYMGFKDTYDFIFHRKGTLEKFSLRKR is encoded by the coding sequence ATGTCTAAGATGCTGCATAAGTCGTTTTATCTCATTTTGCTCGTGTTTGTTGCGGTGTTTATTGCTTCGTCCTTGTTGGTTCGGGCACAGTACAACTACGCCTTGTATGGGGACAATCCCATTTTGGGCATGCAGCAGTGGAGTGTTTTTCTCCCAGTCATTCTTTTGCTCCTTGGTTCTGGTGTCGGGTTATACGCTCTGTGTCTGAAGCTGAACAAATACAGCCCGAAGGTTGTCATTCCGATTGTGCTGCTCAGTTCACTGGCCATTCAGATCATCATCATTTTCGTATTTCCGAGAGTGCCCACCGATGATTCACAGACCGTTCTCTCACTCGCCATGAATATGCTGTACGACCAAGACTACTCGTCATTTGAGACGGGCGGTTATCTGCACATGTTCCCGTTTAACTACTCGATTGTGCTGTACCTGAAGACATTGCTGTACCTGTTCCCGGACAACTATCTGGTCATCAAACTATTTAATATTTTGTTTTCAACATTAACGACGTTCATGATTTACCTTATTTATAAACAAGTGAATGACAGATCCACTGAACGTGATTACGGTGTTTTGATCTTTGCAGCGACGTACCTGCCGTCCTTGTTCCTGAACAACTTGATCTATAACGATGTGATTGCCACAGCATTTCTGACATCATGCCTATACTTCTTAATTCGTTTTGTACGAGAAAAGTCTTGGAAAACAATCGTCCTTGCCGCCATTTTTCTCGCGATAGGCAATTACTTTCGAAGCATCGGCGTTATTGTGCTATTCGCTGCCATCATAACGATCCTGCTGAATATGCGGAGCATCGGAATGAAGAAAGTCATCATTTCCATCGGTGTGCTGGGTATGTTGTTTAATGTACCAACCTGGACTCAGAATGCGGTTCTTCAATCCTCCGGTGCAGTGAGCGAACCTGTGGGAGAGAATGCCGCGCCAGTCTATATGTGGCTGAATATGGGGATTAATCTGGAGCGCTTTGGTTTCTGGGACAATATGGAGAGTTATCAGATCTATCAGAGGCAGGCCAACTACAATAAGGCTGAAAGCGCAGATTTGTTCAAACAAGAGATTAGCAATAAACTGTCCGAAGCAAGTGCAAGTGACTTGGTGCAGATGTATTACAAAAAGATCATATGGACCTGGACCGAAGGAACGTACCAGATGGACCGATACGGAATCGGCAATGAAAGTTCCTTGGGTGCTGGAAGAGGAAGGGGAGGCGGAATCGCAGGGTCCTATAGTTATACCAATGCAATAACAGAACTGATGCAGGGGGACTCGGCTTATCGGACAGGTTTGCTCTGGATCGTATATGTGATGAATTTCCTCATGTATTGTTTTATTTTCATCCGGTTGCTCGGTGGAATCCGTCGTAAACGGTATGATGAAGTCTCATTAATCCTGGTCATTCTCGGATTCATCGGATTTTATATTCTGTGGGAGATTAAGTCCAGATACATCTACCCTGTATATCCGGTGTTGGTTGTGCTGTCCTATATGGGGTTCAAAGACACGTATGACTTCATATTCCATCGTAAAGGTACCTTGGAGAAATTTTCCTTGAGAAAAAGGTGA
- a CDS encoding GNAT family N-acetyltransferase encodes MIHTTDTKHRTIEELSLNHWQPLSTLLYDGWVLRFAKGYTKRANSVQPIHYSTLDVHEKIEECERIYASNQLNTIFKITPFIQPDHLDQLLQDKGYTVVDLTRIQIRSLDDIKEPVHQAVQIDEQLTTAWLDHFCRLNKVNDLQRETTKLMLNNIRTKTGFISLLIDGQVVACGFGVIERGYMGLYDIITDANFRNQGLAEQMILHLLHWAKENGATSSYLQVVANNAPALKLYAKLGYSEIYSYWYRVKEWNES; translated from the coding sequence ATGATACATACAACGGATACAAAACACAGAACCATTGAAGAACTATCCCTTAACCACTGGCAACCTTTGTCCACCTTACTGTATGACGGCTGGGTACTCCGTTTTGCCAAAGGATACACCAAACGTGCCAACTCCGTTCAACCTATCCACTACTCCACTCTGGATGTGCATGAAAAGATTGAGGAATGTGAGCGTATCTATGCTTCCAATCAGTTAAATACGATTTTCAAAATCACGCCGTTTATTCAGCCAGATCATCTCGACCAGCTTTTGCAGGACAAAGGATATACTGTTGTGGATCTGACTCGTATCCAGATTCGGAGCCTAGATGACATCAAAGAACCTGTGCACCAAGCTGTACAGATTGACGAACAGTTGACCACAGCGTGGCTGGATCACTTTTGCCGATTGAACAAGGTGAATGATCTGCAACGGGAAACGACGAAACTTATGTTGAACAATATCCGGACAAAGACAGGTTTCATCTCGCTGTTAATTGACGGGCAAGTCGTCGCTTGTGGATTTGGTGTAATTGAACGTGGCTATATGGGATTGTATGACATCATTACAGACGCTAACTTTCGCAATCAGGGACTTGCTGAACAGATGATCCTGCACCTCCTGCATTGGGCAAAAGAGAATGGTGCTACGTCTAGTTATCTGCAAGTGGTTGCAAATAATGCACCTGCCTTGAAGCTTTACGCCAAGCTGGGTTATTCGGAGATATACAGCTATTGGTACAGAGTTAAAGAATGGAACGAGTCCTGA
- a CDS encoding ABC transporter ATP-binding protein — protein MILTMDNVSKKYRNKLAVKEVSLELSSGGVYGLLGPNGAGKTTLLRMIVDISKPTSGQILLNGRPIQNMGERYRSLLGYMPQRFGFYNRFSAYKFLMYMCSLKGIGINQASARVQETLVMVGLENQAQHKIRTFSEGMKQRLGIAQALLNDPQILILDEPTAGLDPKERIRFRNIIGELGRDRIVMLSTHIISDLEFSCKEMILMNEGQLIAHNTPEEIMSRMKNTVWKAKLNSQQLADLTSHFKVSGLSYESDGIVARILSKEQPVPQAVPESPRLEDVYMHYFGEETKS, from the coding sequence TTGATACTGACCATGGATAACGTATCTAAGAAATACAGGAACAAGTTGGCGGTAAAAGAAGTCTCACTGGAACTATCCAGTGGTGGTGTTTATGGCCTCCTTGGACCGAATGGAGCAGGGAAGACAACATTGCTTCGCATGATTGTAGACATTTCCAAACCCACATCTGGACAAATTTTGTTGAACGGGCGGCCTATCCAAAACATGGGAGAACGTTATCGAAGTTTGTTGGGCTACATGCCGCAACGATTTGGATTTTATAACCGATTCAGTGCTTACAAATTTCTCATGTATATGTGCTCTTTGAAAGGGATTGGTATTAATCAAGCTTCAGCACGTGTGCAGGAAACGTTAGTAATGGTGGGCCTTGAAAATCAAGCCCAACATAAAATCCGCACATTCTCCGAAGGAATGAAGCAGCGATTGGGAATTGCCCAAGCTTTGCTGAATGATCCACAAATTTTGATTCTTGACGAACCTACAGCTGGATTGGACCCCAAAGAGCGCATTCGATTTCGTAACATTATCGGTGAGCTGGGAAGAGATCGTATTGTAATGTTATCTACGCATATCATTTCTGATTTGGAGTTCTCATGTAAGGAGATGATCCTGATGAATGAAGGGCAGCTCATCGCCCATAATACTCCGGAAGAGATTATGAGCCGGATGAAAAATACCGTATGGAAAGCGAAATTGAATTCGCAGCAACTTGCTGATCTTACCTCTCATTTCAAAGTAAGTGGTCTGTCTTATGAGTCAGATGGAATCGTAGCCCGAATTCTCTCAAAAGAACAGCCTGTACCGCAAGCTGTACCAGAATCACCTCGGCTTGAGGATGTATATATGCACTATTTCGGAGAGGAGACGAAGTCTTGA
- a CDS encoding putative holin-like toxin — protein sequence MTVFEAIMLMLTFGLLIVAILSNTHK from the coding sequence GTGACAGTATTTGAAGCAATTATGTTGATGCTTACCTTTGGTTTGCTCATCGTTGCTATTCTGTCCAATACACACAAATAG
- a CDS encoding DUF6809 family protein, whose amino-acid sequence MKESLESLAEPLIRTRLELLYNNLSHTQPDYTQLSKESDQYFQNIRQALPEQLNQILFLYEDTQLSMQTLLEREIYLQGFRDALQLMNELHINSF is encoded by the coding sequence GTGAAAGAATCCTTGGAATCTTTAGCAGAACCGTTAATCCGAACGCGCTTAGAGTTATTATACAACAATTTGTCTCACACGCAGCCTGATTATACCCAACTATCTAAAGAATCTGATCAATACTTTCAGAATATTCGCCAAGCTTTACCGGAGCAACTGAATCAGATCCTTTTTCTATATGAAGATACTCAACTCTCTATGCAAACACTTCTGGAAAGAGAGATTTATTTACAAGGGTTTCGGGATGCCCTTCAGCTAATGAACGAGTTACATATAAACAGCTTCTAA
- a CDS encoding iron chaperone has product MAESNHYSVLVDEYISEFAPDVQVRLQALRQLIRESAPHAEEKISYKMPTYAQHGNLVHFAAYQHHIGFYPAPSGILAFKEELSKYKGAKGSVQFPLDQPLPENLIRRIVEFRVKENVEIALEKKRKK; this is encoded by the coding sequence ATGGCTGAGAGTAACCATTATTCGGTGCTGGTAGATGAATATATCTCGGAGTTTGCACCCGATGTACAGGTGAGATTACAGGCGTTAAGACAGCTTATTCGCGAGTCGGCTCCTCACGCCGAAGAGAAGATCAGTTACAAGATGCCCACGTATGCACAGCATGGGAATCTGGTTCATTTTGCTGCATACCAGCATCATATTGGATTTTACCCTGCTCCCAGTGGGATTCTGGCTTTCAAGGAGGAACTCTCCAAGTACAAAGGGGCTAAGGGATCTGTCCAGTTTCCGCTAGATCAGCCATTGCCGGAGAATCTGATCCGCCGGATTGTGGAGTTTCGGGTGAAAGAAAATGTGGAAATTGCGCTGGAGAAGAAACGGAAGAAGTAG
- a CDS encoding RNA polymerase sigma factor, producing MNDEELIQEIREGSRAAMEVLVKRHYKSIFAYVYRKTGEYHTAYDLTQEVFVKMMNSLNKYQNTGQFSHWLLKIAVNHCRDYYRGREFKQQQRESELTEDAFPASEQQIVWNIFHKRYQNEQVRRAVLSLPDHQRDAVILNYYNGLKIREVAELTGTNESTVKSRIRLGITKLKEIIIGGERDEKQRKRR from the coding sequence TTGAATGATGAAGAGCTTATTCAAGAGATTCGTGAAGGTAGCCGAGCTGCAATGGAAGTACTGGTGAAACGGCATTATAAGTCGATATTTGCTTATGTTTACCGGAAAACTGGAGAGTACCATACTGCTTATGATCTCACACAAGAGGTATTTGTAAAAATGATGAATTCCCTGAACAAGTATCAGAACACAGGACAATTCAGTCACTGGCTACTGAAGATTGCAGTGAACCATTGTAGAGATTATTATCGTGGGCGGGAATTTAAGCAGCAACAAAGAGAGAGTGAATTAACTGAGGATGCGTTCCCTGCCAGTGAACAACAGATTGTTTGGAATATTTTTCATAAGCGATATCAGAACGAGCAAGTCAGGCGGGCAGTATTAAGTTTGCCTGATCACCAGCGAGACGCAGTCATTCTAAACTATTACAATGGATTGAAAATAAGGGAAGTTGCTGAGCTTACGGGAACCAATGAATCTACCGTGAAGTCACGCATTCGATTGGGGATAACGAAATTAAAGGAGATTATTATCGGAGGTGAACGGGATGAAAAGCAGAGGAAACGGAGATGA